In Streptomyces liangshanensis, the DNA window GGTGGCACGGCACCCTCCAGGACACGCTGAGCCGGGTGCCGGAAGTCGCCGACAGCGGGTTCACCGCCCACGCGCTGCTGGCCGCCACCCGCGCCGATCTGGTCGAACACCTGGTGACCGAGGAGCGCATGACTCCTGATCGGATGAGGGAGCGCCTGGCGGCCTTCGCCGCCACGACCCTGGGAAACACCGCACAGCCTGTGCGCTAAAGTGGACAGGTGACGAACCCTTCCTTCCAGCGTGCGCGCTCCGCCGAGAACAAGCGCCAGAGGGCGAGCGCGCTCATGGAGGCCGCCCGCTCCCTGGCGCTGGAGAGCGGCGTCGCGTCGGTGACGCTGACGGCGGTCGCCGACCGCGCCGGCGTCCACCACTCAGCCGTGCGCCGCTACTTCAGCTCCCACAAGGACGTCCTTCTCCAGCTTGCCGCCGAGGGGTGGGTGGCCTGGTCGGACGCCGTACGCGAAGGACTCGACGCCCTGGCGCCCGCCACGCCCGTCACGCCCGCCGCCGTGGCCGGGATCCTGGCCCGCGCGCTGGACGCGGATCCGCTCTTCTGCGACCTGCTGGCCAACGTCCCGCTGCACCTCGAACACGACGTCCACGTCGAGCGGGTCACCGCCTTCAAGCACGTCAGCCGCGCCGCCGTCGTCTCCCTGGCCGACGCGATCGAGAACGCCCTGCCCGGGCTCGACGGCCGCGGCGCGCTCGACATCGTGACCGCCGCCAACGCCCTCGCCGCCACGCTCTGGCAGGTCGCGCACCCGCCCGAGGCCCTGGCGCGGGTCTACGCCGAGGACCCCGGCGTCTCGCCTTCCTGGGCCCTCGACTTCGTCCCCACGCTCACCCGCCTGCTCACCGCGACCGTGGTGGGACTGCTGGTCCAGGCGACGGTGACCGGCACCTCCGGCGGCGATGCCATCGCAGGCCCTTCTCGATAACGCACGGGCTGCGCGTTGACTGTCGGGAGGGGTGGGCGTAGGCTCTTTAACACACAAGCTGTGCGTTAAGTCCGAGTCGGCCGCGCGCAGCCCGTACGGGTTCCACCCGTCCCCACGACCCGACAGGAGCCGTCCGATGACGTCCAAGACCTGGTTCATCACGGGAACCTCGACCGGATTCGGCCGCGCGCTCACCGAAGCGCTGCTCGCGCGTGGCGACCGCGTCGCCGCCACCCTGCGGCACCCCTCCGCCCTCGACGACCTTGCAGCCGCGTACGGCGACCGCCTCTGGCGCGCCGCACTCGACGTGAGCGAGCCCGCGCGGGTACGCGACGTCGTCGACGCCGCCTTCGCCGCGCTCGGCCGTATCGACGTGATCGTCTCCAACGCGGGGTACTCGCTGGTCGGCGCCGCCGAGGAACCCACCGACGAACAGGTCGAACGCCAACTCGACACCAACGTGCTCGGCTCGATGACCCTCGCCCGCGCGGCACTTCCCCACCTTCGCGCCCAGGGCGGCGGTCACCTGATGCAGTTCTCCAGCATCGGAGGACAAGCCGCGTTCCCGTTCGTCAGCGTCTACAACGCCACGAAGTGGGCGATGGAGGGCTTCTACGAGGCCCTTGCCCAGGAGGTCGCCGGGCTCGGCATCGCCACCACGCTGATCGAGCCGGGCGGGTTCCGTACGGACGCGAACACCCGCAGCGTCGACGCCGCGCCCGCCCTGCCGGCCTACGCCGAACTGCGCGCGCGGACGCTGGCCGGCTTCTCCGCGCCCATCGGCGACCCGGCCCGCCTGGCCACCGCCGTCATCGCCGCCGCCGACGCGCCCCGCCCTCCCCGCAGGCTGCTGCTCGGGACCGACGCCTACGACGCCGTACACGCGTCCCTCAGCGCCCGGCTCCGGGAAGTGGAAGCGCAGAAGGACACCGTGTCCGTGACGGACCACGCCTGACGGAGAAGCCGCACGCCGACAAGCGAAACGCACGATCGCCCCGCCCCACTGCTCAGACGCCGCCCCGCCCCGCGGCGGCCGACGCGCCCCGCTACTCGGACCCCGCCCCGCCGCCCCCGGAAGGCTCCGCGCCGACAGCGCCGACAGCCGCCGTGCTGTTCCTGACCACCAGCTTCGTCCCCAACTCGATCCGCGCGTCGGTCTGATCGGTGGTGTCGCGCAGCCGCAGCAGCATGCGCGCCGCCTCCTCCGCCATCTCGACCAGGGGCTGGTGGACGGTCGTCAGCGCGGGGCTGGACCACTGCGCGGGCGGGATGTCGTCGTACCCCACGACGGACAGGTCCTCCGGGACCTGGAGGCCGAGGACCCGGGCCGCTTCCAGCACCCCCAGGGCCTGTAGGTCGCTGCCGGCGAAGATCGCGGTCGGGCGGTCGGGACGGTCCAGCAGGTCCAGGGCGTGGGCGTGGCCGGACCCCACATG includes these proteins:
- a CDS encoding TetR family transcriptional regulator, with protein sequence MTNPSFQRARSAENKRQRASALMEAARSLALESGVASVTLTAVADRAGVHHSAVRRYFSSHKDVLLQLAAEGWVAWSDAVREGLDALAPATPVTPAAVAGILARALDADPLFCDLLANVPLHLEHDVHVERVTAFKHVSRAAVVSLADAIENALPGLDGRGALDIVTAANALAATLWQVAHPPEALARVYAEDPGVSPSWALDFVPTLTRLLTATVVGLLVQATVTGTSGGDAIAGPSR
- a CDS encoding SDR family oxidoreductase, encoding MTSKTWFITGTSTGFGRALTEALLARGDRVAATLRHPSALDDLAAAYGDRLWRAALDVSEPARVRDVVDAAFAALGRIDVIVSNAGYSLVGAAEEPTDEQVERQLDTNVLGSMTLARAALPHLRAQGGGHLMQFSSIGGQAAFPFVSVYNATKWAMEGFYEALAQEVAGLGIATTLIEPGGFRTDANTRSVDAAPALPAYAELRARTLAGFSAPIGDPARLATAVIAAADAPRPPRRLLLGTDAYDAVHASLSARLREVEAQKDTVSVTDHA